One Nocardia iowensis DNA window includes the following coding sequences:
- a CDS encoding transcriptional regulator translates to MFTDFGSPPNAASTRSLVEQRVKEQRENNGVAETLTVEWRGRPLHVEVIDMPLDTLFYNPGTHRIRAQRSLDSGRDAVLTADPWGSGGQDYLQHLLTIRPAEPDHRDPAFDSLIESLEQHQQIEPGLITRDGILVNGNTRCAALRELKATTGITSMRVGVLPESCTWEDINDVELSLQLRPDQRRDYSYINRLLAIEEQRVQLSRDLSVIAKAFHTTTKSCERDIWVLAQLQDLIRRSATADGVSLRLMDFEGAKERLAELYRAYDNEHGVSKERADLLKEARLTAIVLEFSKTDVRNIGADFHSRYLDKTLPAEFKATEVTTPTTVEIPGLNRSVKAAGADVAAARMITDGLLRAKVIEAIGGSASPAEQSAASSVIDSYRNAFDKAIDSAGRDIRLRRKRLAAPDRINEACKDLEQSITDLVLSRGNASLDEGAFDDALEQLRIVLDKLAVEAQRSIDLPGDGLAWLIAAVDVKQPQS, encoded by the coding sequence ATGTTCACTGACTTCGGGAGCCCGCCGAACGCTGCCAGCACGCGCTCGCTGGTCGAGCAGCGGGTGAAGGAGCAGCGCGAGAACAACGGGGTTGCGGAGACTTTGACTGTGGAGTGGCGCGGTAGGCCCTTGCATGTCGAGGTCATCGACATGCCGCTGGACACTCTGTTCTATAACCCCGGCACCCACCGTATCCGCGCGCAGCGCAGCCTCGATTCGGGTCGCGATGCTGTCCTCACAGCGGATCCATGGGGTTCGGGAGGTCAGGACTACTTGCAGCATCTGCTGACGATCCGGCCCGCGGAACCCGATCACCGCGACCCTGCCTTCGACAGTCTGATAGAGAGCCTGGAACAACACCAGCAGATTGAGCCTGGCCTGATTACCCGCGACGGGATTCTCGTCAACGGAAACACCCGTTGCGCAGCCCTTCGCGAACTCAAAGCCACTACCGGCATTACAAGCATGCGGGTGGGTGTGCTGCCCGAGTCCTGCACGTGGGAGGACATCAACGATGTTGAGCTGTCCCTGCAGTTGCGCCCAGACCAGCGACGCGACTATTCCTACATCAACCGTCTGCTCGCAATTGAGGAGCAGCGAGTCCAACTAAGCCGTGACCTGTCGGTAATCGCAAAGGCCTTCCACACCACCACGAAGTCCTGCGAGCGCGACATCTGGGTTCTCGCACAGCTGCAGGACCTGATCCGGCGCAGCGCCACCGCCGACGGAGTGTCACTCCGACTGATGGACTTTGAGGGAGCCAAAGAAAGGCTGGCTGAGCTCTACCGCGCGTATGACAACGAGCACGGTGTAAGTAAAGAACGCGCCGACCTTCTCAAGGAGGCCAGGCTTACCGCCATCGTGCTCGAATTCTCAAAAACCGACGTCCGGAATATTGGTGCGGACTTTCATAGCCGCTACCTGGACAAGACTCTGCCCGCCGAGTTCAAGGCAACTGAGGTGACTACTCCGACTACTGTCGAAATTCCTGGGCTGAACAGATCCGTCAAGGCGGCTGGAGCGGACGTCGCCGCCGCGCGAATGATCACTGACGGGCTGCTTCGCGCGAAGGTCATCGAAGCGATCGGCGGAAGTGCTTCGCCTGCTGAGCAGTCTGCCGCCTCGTCGGTTATCGACTCTTATCGGAACGCTTTCGACAAGGCCATCGACAGTGCGGGCCGGGACATCCGCCTTCGGAGAAAGCGTCTCGCCGCGCCGGACCGGATCAACGAAGCGTGCAAAGACCTGGAGCAGTCGATCACGGACTTGGTGCTGTCGAGGGGCAATGCCAGTCTCGATGAGGGGGCGTTCGACGATGCTCTCGAGCAGCTCCGCATCGTTCTCGACAAGCTGGCGGTCGAGGCACAGCGCAGTATCGACCTGCCCGGGGATGGCCTGGCCTGGCTCATCGCTGCGGTGGACGTGAAGCAGCCGCAGTCGTGA
- a CDS encoding vWA domain-containing protein gives MTPASRRDRRSADQPAEAMTDRLVEFVGLLRDHGITAGPSETIDAAEAMLALGLSDRNRLRSGMAACLLRRNGQRAVFDQLFDLYFLTTEQPEQTSPATPESIDSLRDRLAAVLAEDHPDAAADLARQALTELGAYGGAGTGQTSTPVTTASGAGWSSYLTMRALRPEDLMDRIVAGMSDATQLDTAVRTIEANRRLTEFRTAVQTEARLRSAQLRGTEYIARRGVESSSDQVDFLGAREQDLAEMRRLVQPLARKLATRLAARRRKSVRGHIDMRRTLRRSMSTGGVPIDPVLRARKHGRPDLVVLADLSGSVTGFAEFTLHLIQALQDQFTKVRSFGFIDTCDEITAFFTPGEPPSPGTAARIVRDSNVARYGSSNYGEALQGFTDNYLDALGPRTSLLILGDARTNRTAPNLPALQAMCAKAKHAYWLNPEPSRSWSTGDSAAAVYAEHITMHECRNVKQLAEVVGRLLPA, from the coding sequence ATGACGCCCGCGTCTCGTCGCGACCGGCGGAGTGCGGACCAGCCCGCCGAGGCGATGACCGACCGCCTCGTCGAGTTCGTCGGACTGCTACGCGACCACGGAATCACCGCAGGCCCCAGCGAAACCATCGACGCCGCAGAAGCAATGCTCGCCCTCGGCTTATCCGACCGAAACCGGCTGCGCTCCGGAATGGCCGCCTGTCTGCTGCGCCGAAACGGCCAACGCGCCGTCTTCGATCAACTCTTCGACCTCTACTTCCTGACAACCGAACAGCCAGAGCAGACATCGCCCGCAACACCGGAATCCATTGACTCGCTTCGTGATCGATTGGCGGCGGTGCTCGCCGAGGACCATCCAGACGCAGCGGCAGACCTCGCTCGCCAAGCCCTCACCGAACTCGGCGCCTACGGAGGAGCGGGCACCGGCCAAACCTCCACTCCCGTCACCACCGCCTCCGGGGCGGGCTGGTCCTCCTACCTGACCATGAGAGCCCTACGCCCAGAAGACCTTATGGACCGCATCGTCGCAGGCATGAGCGACGCGACTCAGCTCGACACCGCCGTCCGCACCATCGAAGCCAATCGCCGCCTCACCGAATTCCGCACCGCCGTCCAAACGGAAGCCCGCCTGCGCTCCGCCCAACTCCGCGGCACCGAATACATCGCCCGCCGCGGCGTCGAATCCAGCTCCGATCAGGTCGACTTCCTCGGCGCCCGCGAACAAGACCTCGCCGAAATGCGCCGCCTGGTCCAGCCTTTGGCCCGCAAACTCGCCACCCGCCTAGCCGCCCGCCGCCGCAAATCCGTCCGCGGCCACATCGATATGCGCCGCACCCTCCGCCGCTCCATGTCCACCGGCGGCGTCCCCATCGACCCCGTCCTCCGAGCCCGCAAACACGGCCGCCCCGACCTCGTAGTCCTGGCCGACCTCTCCGGCTCGGTAACCGGCTTCGCCGAATTCACCCTCCACCTGATCCAAGCCCTCCAAGACCAATTCACCAAGGTCCGCAGCTTCGGCTTCATAGACACCTGCGACGAAATAACCGCCTTCTTCACCCCCGGCGAACCCCCCTCCCCAGGCACCGCCGCCCGAATCGTCCGCGACTCCAACGTCGCCCGCTACGGCAGCTCCAACTACGGCGAAGCCCTCCAAGGCTTCACCGACAACTACCTCGACGCCCTAGGCCCCCGAACCTCCCTCCTGATCCTCGGCGACGCCCGCACCAACCGCACCGCCCCCAATCTCCCTGCCCTGCAAGCCATGTGCGCCAAAGCCAAACACGCCTACTGGCTGAACCCAGAACCCTCCCGTTCCTGGTCCACCGGCGACTCCGCCGCCGCCGTCTACGCCGAACACATCACCATGCACGAGTGTCGGAATGTCAAACAGTTGGCCGAGGTAGTCGGTCGACTTCTTCCTGCTTGA
- a CDS encoding SRPBCC family protein encodes METMTVERVVHAPIDDVFEWLTTTTNYTKSRMVLRCRLDRPGSGAAYGVGAVRVHLWLIGWFRERITHYDPPHATEYVVERAFPPARHELGRMTFTKVGDGTRVEWTTRAGIQIPLVGAFLTRRVARPIISYTFGTILDAAETALAKSPS; translated from the coding sequence ATGGAGACCATGACAGTCGAACGCGTGGTGCACGCGCCGATCGACGACGTATTCGAGTGGCTCACCACGACCACCAACTACACCAAGTCCCGGATGGTGCTGCGCTGTCGGCTCGATCGGCCGGGCTCAGGCGCTGCCTATGGCGTCGGGGCGGTGCGTGTCCATCTGTGGCTGATCGGGTGGTTCCGCGAGCGGATCACCCACTACGACCCGCCGCACGCGACCGAGTACGTCGTCGAGCGCGCATTCCCGCCTGCCCGGCACGAGCTCGGCCGCATGACGTTCACGAAGGTCGGCGACGGCACGCGCGTGGAGTGGACGACGCGCGCTGGAATCCAGATCCCACTTGTCGGAGCGTTCCTGACCCGCAGAGTCGCGCGCCCGATAATCTCCTACACCTTTGGGACCATCCTGGACGCCGCCGAAACCGCACTCGCCAAGTCGCCGTCCTGA
- a CDS encoding DNA cytosine methyltransferase has product MTRDVSKRSKAPREPEFTSIEICAGAGGQAVGLHQAGFGHLALVEIDPYAVKTLELNIKDHQLWAWEREHCDILGADVNEFDPFDAEVMTKSAGLLRQRGLDLLAGGVPCPPFSHAGKQLGKHDERDLFPRMLELVEILEPRAVMIENVRGLMDPKFSDYRAWIKRELKRLGYTVRAWGILEAADFGVPQLRPRAILVAFRNDILRGLDYEWPTATHADPVSVLKSLEPSMRERFEPYFEGVHSERARTAFDQWRKKARARDAELKGKGGGIAPTLVGGSKKHGGADLGPSRAKTAWKQLGISGMGVANDIKTCAEKQTEDRDLFGPDGPMLTVRQAAIIQGFPLEWDFSGGKTAQYRQVGNAFPPPVARAVGKSIIDVLKAAKERDQSGSQQLDAATRDRNRKSSTPARPKHRMKSTAASDRASQGQYELPI; this is encoded by the coding sequence ATGACCCGCGATGTATCGAAGCGCAGCAAGGCGCCAAGGGAACCCGAGTTCACGTCAATCGAGATCTGCGCCGGCGCGGGCGGCCAAGCCGTCGGTCTTCATCAGGCAGGCTTCGGCCACTTAGCGCTGGTGGAGATCGACCCGTATGCGGTCAAAACCCTCGAGCTCAACATCAAGGACCACCAGCTGTGGGCGTGGGAGAGGGAGCACTGCGACATCCTCGGAGCTGACGTTAACGAGTTCGATCCGTTCGACGCCGAGGTCATGACGAAGAGCGCCGGGCTGCTACGGCAGCGCGGGCTAGATCTGCTGGCTGGTGGGGTGCCATGCCCACCGTTCTCGCATGCAGGAAAACAGCTCGGCAAACACGATGAGCGAGACCTATTCCCACGAATGCTGGAACTAGTCGAGATTCTTGAACCGCGAGCAGTAATGATCGAGAACGTCCGCGGTCTCATGGATCCAAAATTCTCGGACTATCGCGCTTGGATCAAGAGGGAGTTGAAACGCCTCGGCTACACCGTACGGGCATGGGGCATATTGGAGGCCGCCGACTTCGGCGTACCGCAGCTTCGACCTCGCGCCATCTTAGTTGCGTTTCGCAATGACATCCTCAGAGGCCTTGACTACGAATGGCCCACGGCAACACATGCGGACCCGGTTAGCGTTCTGAAAAGCCTCGAACCCTCTATGCGCGAGCGGTTCGAACCGTACTTTGAAGGTGTTCACTCGGAGCGAGCTCGCACAGCTTTCGACCAGTGGCGCAAGAAGGCACGCGCTCGCGATGCCGAGCTCAAAGGCAAAGGTGGAGGCATCGCACCCACCCTCGTTGGTGGTTCGAAGAAGCACGGTGGCGCGGATCTCGGACCGAGCCGAGCGAAAACCGCATGGAAGCAACTGGGTATCTCGGGTATGGGTGTCGCCAATGACATCAAGACCTGCGCCGAGAAGCAGACCGAAGACCGAGATCTGTTCGGCCCTGATGGTCCGATGCTCACGGTACGACAGGCTGCCATTATTCAAGGCTTCCCGCTCGAATGGGACTTCTCAGGCGGAAAGACGGCCCAGTACCGCCAAGTGGGGAATGCATTTCCACCGCCCGTAGCCAGGGCCGTGGGTAAGTCGATCATTGATGTACTGAAGGCGGCAAAAGAGCGCGACCAGAGTGGTAGTCAGCAGCTTGATGCAGCGACACGCGACCGTAATCGCAAATCTTCCACCCCGGCGCGACCCAAGCACCGGATGAAGAGCACGGCCGCGTCTGACAGGGCCAGTCAGGGCCAATATGAGCTGCCAATTTAA
- a CDS encoding very short patch repair endonuclease: protein MTEERSEEARRKAHDRGLYPAPLNEGRSRNMRANRRSDTKPEIALRSALHRLGYRYRKDLRLDLGSVKVRPDIVFTARKVAVFVDGCFWHVCPEHGRNPTTNEWYWAPKLRRNIERDRAADVALAEAGWQVVRLWEHETLERAVTAVTSVLEGGPEHVSDHMGSTGS from the coding sequence GTGACTGAGGAACGATCGGAAGAAGCTCGGAGGAAGGCCCACGACCGTGGCCTCTATCCTGCCCCCCTCAACGAGGGGCGTTCCCGGAACATGCGAGCTAACCGCCGATCCGACACCAAGCCGGAGATTGCGTTGCGGAGCGCACTGCATCGGCTGGGGTATCGGTATCGCAAAGATCTCAGACTCGACCTCGGATCGGTAAAGGTCCGGCCCGACATCGTCTTCACGGCTCGAAAGGTCGCGGTCTTCGTCGACGGCTGCTTCTGGCATGTTTGCCCAGAGCATGGCCGCAATCCGACGACCAACGAATGGTATTGGGCGCCAAAGCTTCGCCGGAACATCGAACGTGACCGTGCCGCGGATGTTGCTCTCGCAGAGGCTGGTTGGCAGGTGGTCCGCCTGTGGGAGCACGAGACGCTGGAGAGGGCTGTGACCGCAGTCACCAGCGTCTTGGAGGGCGGACCCGAACATGTGAGCGATCATATGGGATCGACGGGAAGTTGA
- a CDS encoding AAA family ATPase — translation MADDLEVAGSGRSRLLPMSKFFGSVDEVTRRLTDAGYLPSIDIATAVFLADHLGKPLLIEGPAGVGKTELAKAVATASTADLVRLQCYEGIDEARALYEWNHAKQLLRITATDNEAWDSTRDHVFTEEFLLARPLLAAIRNPRPTVLLIDELDKADVELEGLLLEVLGDYQVSIPELGTITAVRKPFVVVTSNANRDLSEALKRRCLYLHIDYPTAELERAIVRMKVPELDEALGEPVVRVVGALRELSLRKPPSIAETVDWARTLVALGTRSLTGGVVRSTLGVLLKYQADHRIAADRLSLQEPGAGTGDEVPR, via the coding sequence GTGGCAGATGATCTCGAAGTCGCAGGGTCCGGACGTTCTAGACTGCTACCGATGAGTAAGTTCTTCGGCTCCGTCGACGAGGTGACCCGGCGGCTCACCGATGCCGGGTACCTCCCGTCCATCGACATCGCTACCGCCGTCTTCCTCGCCGACCACCTCGGCAAGCCCCTCCTGATCGAGGGGCCAGCAGGTGTGGGCAAGACCGAACTGGCCAAGGCCGTCGCCACCGCGTCGACCGCCGATCTCGTCCGCCTGCAGTGCTACGAAGGCATCGACGAAGCCCGCGCCCTCTACGAGTGGAACCACGCCAAACAGCTGCTCCGCATCACCGCCACCGACAACGAGGCATGGGACAGCACCCGCGACCACGTCTTCACCGAGGAGTTCCTGCTCGCCCGCCCGCTGCTGGCCGCCATCCGCAACCCGCGCCCCACCGTGCTGCTCATCGACGAACTCGACAAGGCCGACGTGGAGCTCGAAGGTTTGTTGCTCGAGGTGCTCGGCGACTACCAAGTGAGCATCCCCGAACTGGGCACCATCACCGCGGTGCGCAAACCGTTCGTCGTTGTCACCTCTAACGCCAACCGCGACCTTTCCGAAGCGTTGAAGCGGCGGTGCCTCTACCTCCATATCGACTATCCCACAGCCGAATTGGAGCGAGCGATCGTCCGCATGAAGGTTCCTGAACTCGATGAAGCTCTGGGTGAACCGGTAGTGCGCGTCGTTGGTGCGTTGCGTGAACTGTCTCTTCGTAAACCGCCGTCCATCGCCGAAACTGTCGACTGGGCAAGAACTCTTGTAGCGCTCGGCACCCGCAGTCTGACTGGGGGCGTCGTCCGTTCCACCCTTGGTGTGCTGCTGAAATATCAAGCGGACCACCGTATTGCGGCTGATCGGCTGTCGTTACAGGAGCCGGGTGCCGGGACCGGTGACGAGGTGCCGCGATGA
- a CDS encoding PPOX class F420-dependent oxidoreductase — MIFTDAERAYLATQRLARLATVSPNGAPQVSPLAFRLNPDDTIDIGGPNHAATQRYRNVLANPRVSLLIDDMTPDEPGAVKPGWGRGIEIRGEAEAMTVDEPPIAEWFSNDVLRIHPRRVKSWHIDPADPDGGARNVE, encoded by the coding sequence ATGATCTTCACCGACGCCGAACGCGCATACCTCGCCACCCAGCGACTCGCCCGCCTCGCCACGGTCTCACCGAACGGCGCCCCACAGGTCAGCCCGCTGGCCTTCCGGCTGAACCCAGACGACACGATCGACATAGGCGGACCGAATCACGCTGCGACACAGCGCTATCGGAACGTCCTCGCCAACCCGCGGGTCAGCCTGCTGATCGACGACATGACCCCGGACGAACCCGGCGCGGTCAAACCGGGCTGGGGACGCGGCATCGAGATCCGTGGCGAGGCGGAGGCCATGACGGTGGACGAACCGCCGATCGCGGAATGGTTCTCCAATGACGTCCTGCGCATCCACCCCCGCCGCGTGAAGAGCTGGCACATCGACCCGGCGGACCCCGATGGCGGCGCCCGCAACGTCGAGTAG
- a CDS encoding NgoMIV family type II restriction endonuclease has protein sequence MGAPFRTELLGWKPSRKNKLGWKWVPNSADTDNATSLRLAAHVLDQLGEPNPNLTESEPVVPPANPGALLEVQVLGDLANQMPVMDPRRKWEFARGQSIVRYAQYQHLAGIDAAIAKDPNLRVTLGTDYLIKPDVLVGLAGTPTSTGHLWLHAAIACKWTIRSDRVQNIRHENSNMIRHRRGRLPHLVTVTAEPLPTRLASIARGTGEVDATYHISYDELADAVAAYGSSEQQSAWEEVTKQGRLLDYRNLAKSLVDW, from the coding sequence GTGGGCGCACCCTTCAGGACAGAGTTGCTGGGCTGGAAGCCGAGCAGGAAGAACAAACTCGGTTGGAAGTGGGTACCGAACTCTGCTGACACCGACAACGCGACGAGCTTGCGGCTCGCAGCGCATGTCCTCGACCAGCTTGGTGAGCCGAACCCGAACTTGACCGAGTCGGAACCTGTTGTGCCGCCGGCGAACCCGGGTGCGTTACTTGAGGTGCAAGTGCTCGGGGACTTGGCCAATCAAATGCCGGTCATGGATCCACGCCGGAAGTGGGAGTTTGCTCGTGGGCAAAGCATCGTCAGGTACGCGCAATACCAGCACTTAGCTGGCATTGACGCGGCGATCGCCAAGGATCCGAATCTCCGGGTAACGCTGGGTACCGACTATCTGATCAAGCCCGACGTACTGGTTGGGCTGGCGGGAACGCCAACCAGCACTGGGCATCTGTGGCTGCACGCTGCGATCGCGTGCAAGTGGACAATTCGCTCGGACCGAGTTCAGAACATTCGCCACGAGAACAGCAACATGATCAGGCACAGACGCGGGCGTTTGCCCCACCTGGTGACTGTGACGGCCGAACCATTGCCCACGCGGCTTGCCTCGATCGCACGAGGAACGGGTGAGGTCGACGCGACGTACCACATCTCCTACGATGAGCTGGCCGATGCTGTTGCCGCATACGGTAGTTCGGAACAGCAGTCAGCGTGGGAAGAAGTTACCAAGCAGGGACGGTTGCTGGACTATCGGAACCTGGCCAAATCATTGGTGGACTGGTAG